AAGTTTTACATAGGGAAATACCACCAACTTAAGAGATGTGTAAAATGTGGTTAAAAAGCCACATTGTATTCACCTACTCTTCCTTTTGCTAAAATCATCAACTCGAACAGTTTTCCAGCTGGAATTTAGAAAATGGGGCTATcaactggatttttcttttttttatagcttTCAGGAAGCAGGaagacttttctctttttaaatgatagaaCATAAATATTGAAACAACGACATTAGAACATCTATCCATTCTTGCTTCGGTGGAAATTCTATCTAATTCAGCTTCTGGACCGACTGTTCGTTTTTCCAAGATCTCTTCCTGCAGGTTTGCTAGAAGTCCCTTTCCCCCCATAAACACTTTTCTTTGAGAGATTTGGGTGCCTTCCttttttgaggttttaaaaactaaaatgatttaTAGACTATCCGTATCCTGTTGAGAGTTGGGCAAGTGAATGGATCATACTTGCATTGGTCATTCTGATTATAAGACTTCACTGTTTCTTGAACTAAAAGTGCAAGATTTATTATTCTATTAATGCTCATAAAGTCACTCTTTTGATGAGCCATAATTTCTCTTTATGAGGAGTGTGTATGCCAGTCACCCATGATAAGGGAGAAGAAAGTCCAGACTTCTAACATATTCACATTCCCTGCAACATTAATAGTCTTGAAACCCCATATGACTCCAGGGGATAATGCCATAGGATAAAGTAACAAAAGGTAAATTTCAAGGAGTCAGGATGTCCCCATGAGACTTCCCTCACATTGTTGGCTGTGTAGGAAaccacattttttgtattttaattaacaaatttaAACATTAACCCTCCTAATGGAGAAGATAACCCACCAACTAGCCTGGTATTATCTTTGTGAATATTCTTAGGGAACGAAATAGCAGGAGGTGTGAACTTTCTCCTGTTTATCTTAATGGTCTGCTAATGGCAAAGCATAATTACAGTTACTTAAATGCCAAGTTTACTAAGGTTTTCACGAAAACCTTCGGCCACAGCGCTTTCCTTGACTGACCCAGCTTTTATAcggtttttttttaatcatttgaaaaattgccccaaataaaaacaagaaaaaagaaaagcccattccCTTTATGTTTAAcctctttcaattattttcattggGGAGTTAAAGCGTTTGTGACTTCTAAAAAGTCGAAAAGATGATGTGTATGGCATCATTAATTGAATTCGTATCGCCCCCACATTCAAAAAGCAAGAGAGTTTTGCGATAGTTCGCTTCACAGCTTCAGGAAGTCAATTTGCTTCTAAACCAAAGACCGAGTGTGTCTTCTAAAGACCACCGTGTGGTGCCGTATTTGGGATGGAAACTTAACCATTGTACCTTTCCCCCACGCACCCACACCAGAAGCCTGAAAGCCACCATCTCCCCCGTTGGTCTCTGGATCTCCTCGCTGTCTTTGTCCCTTCTAGACGTGGAGGCTTGGAGAGGAGGTTTGGTTTCCAAGGATTGGAGCGTTGTGAAGGGCGGGGCCACCTCCAAGTCCATCTCCCCTTTTTGTCCTCTTCTCCTGGGACGGGAGGGTGGAGCCAGGTCCCCCCGCGGCCGGTTCGGGAGCTCTCTCTATCTCGGTCGCTCGAGGTGAGTGTGAAAGGGCGGCAGCCCGTTTAATTGCAGCACAGGTTAATTTCTTGAGTTCACCGCAGTCGGTGCGCCAGCCGCTTCCC
Above is a window of Papio anubis isolate 15944 chromosome 13, Panubis1.0, whole genome shotgun sequence DNA encoding:
- the LOC103878168 gene encoding LOW QUALITY PROTEIN: uncharacterized protein LOC103878168 (The sequence of the model RefSeq protein was modified relative to this genomic sequence to represent the inferred CDS: deleted 3 bases in 3 codons), producing the protein MGAVLPWGQGRREPGGGEGGRSDEVRGNLGFPRLLGHQRASRSRGIEPWGGSFCENVSAPQHASDLVNPLGKDRGSGWRTDCGELKKLTCAAIKRAAALSHSPRATEIERAPEPAAGGPGSTLPSQEKRTKRGDGLGVAPPFTTLQSLETKPPLQASTSRRDKDSEEIQRPTGRWWLSGFWCGCVGERYNG